The Chloroflexota bacterium DNA segment TTCTATCCATAACCTGGTGACTGAGGCGGTAGAGAAGTACATACAGGAGCACGGGCTTTACAAAGAAGGCCAGCAAAGGTGAGCGAGTCTTCAAGCCTGCCCCTGTTTCTGGCCTCGGTTGTCAGCATCTCTCTCAGCGGGGTGATGATGCCCGGCCCGGTCACCGCGGTCACTATTGCCCACGGAGCCAGGCACAAAGCTGCGGGAGCGCTGGTGGCTGTGGGGCATGGCTTGGTGGAAATACCGCTGATAGTGCTCATTTACTTTGGGTTCGCTCATTTTCTGAGACTGACCGGCGTGAAAATTGGTGTCGGCCTGGCTGGGGGCTTGGTACTTATGTGGATGGCGCTGCAGGTTTTCCGCCTCGAGGCCGTGTCCTTGAGTGACAGGCAGCAACGGCCAGGCCGGGGTGCCATAGCCGCAGGCCTGGTAACGAGCGCTACTAACCCTTACTTCTTCGTGTGGTGGGCTACTATCGGGGCGGCGCTCCTGGTGAATGCCCGGGACTTCGGTAATGCCGGCGTGGTTGCTATGGGTGCAACTCACTGGCTGTGCGATGTAGGCTGGCTTTTTCTCATCTCCTGGGTGGTGTTTAGGTCAAAGCATCTCTGGACGCTGAGGGTGCACCGCTCTGTATTCGGTGTCTGCGCCCTTGTCCTGGCCGGATTTGGGGCCTGGTTTATTTTTTCTGCTGTTGAGCTGGCGGTGCGCGGCTAGCCACGGCCAACACATATACCGGCCCTGTGGGGATCCTGCGAGTCAGGCCTGGGAGGCTGACCTCAAGCTAGAGCTTCACTACCTTGGCCGTGTAGACATCGGGAAGGGACAGGATCTGTTGGAGGTATTCTTCTTTCAGCGGTTCGTCCAACTCCAGCACCATCAATGCCTGGCCACGGGGCTTCAGGCGGCTGAGTTGCATGGAACTGATATTGATATCAGCATTGCCAGTTATCATGCCTACCGCTCCAATAAGCCCGGGGCGGTCGCGGTGATCGCTGAAAAGGAAATAGCCTCCTCTGGGTACCAGGTCAATCCAGTAGCTATTAACCCTGACAACGTGAGGCTCCCCGCGCATCACTGTACTGGCCACCGTAGTCACCCCGGCGCTAGTAGTCACGGAGACAGTTATCAGGCTGGCATAGTTTTCGCAGGTGAGGTCCTTATGCTCAGTTACCTTCAAGCCGCGCCTCTGAGCAATGATGTTAGCATTGACAACGTTAATCCGCTCCTCACTCACGCCTTCCAGCAGACCGCCGATAACAGCCGCTTTCAGGGCGGTAAGGTCATAGTTGGCTATCTCTCCCTTGTACTCGATGTCAATGCTGCTTGCCTGGCCTTCCGTCAGTTGTGCCGCCAGTCTTGCCGCCAGGAAGGCGACTGTCACGAAAGGCCCAATGACCGAAAGGGTCTCCTGGGGAATCAGGGGGGCGTTGACTGCATACCTGGCAGGCTGTCCGCTAAGCACTGCCACCACCTGTTCGGCAGCGTCTATGGACACGTTTACCTGTGCTTCCTGCGTTGAAGCCCCGAGATGAGGCGTGCAGATCACTTTATCGCACTTCAGGAGAGGATTTCCCACGGGGGGTTCCTGAGAGAAGACGTCCAGGGCAGCACCAGCCACCCGGCCCTCCTCGAGAGCCTGGGAGAGGGCCTGTTCATCGATCAGTACACCCCGGGCGCAGTTGATGATCCGCACTGAAGGCTTGACCAGCGAAAGCTCCTTCGCTCCAATCAACCCTCTGGCTGAAGGCGTCAGGGGGAGATGAAGGGTGATAAAATCGGATCTCTTGAGCAGGTCTTCAAGAGAAACCAACTCTGCCCCCAGGTTTTGAGCATACTCTGGAGAGATAAAGGGATCGTGGGCGATGACCTTCATCTGGAGGCCTTTTGCCCTTCGGGCTACCTCTGAGCCGACATTGCCGAGGCCGATGATCCCCAGAATCTTATTTCTCACTTCTACCCCGACGAAGGTGTGGCGCAGCCACTCCTCTCGCTTGAGGTGGGCATGAGCTTCGGGTATATGCCTGGCTAGAGCAAACATAAGAGCGATAGTATGTTCAGCGGCGGCAATGGTATTAGCTGCAGGAGCATTGACGACGACAATGCCTCTCTGGGTAGCTGCATCGAGGTCAATGTTGTCCACGCCTACGCCAGCGCGGGCGATGACCTGAAGCTTCCTTCCTGCCTCGATGACCTGGCGGGTAACTTTTGTCTCACTACGCACCATCAGGGCTTCGTACTCCCCTATGAGGGAAAGGAGCTGATCGGGCTTCAGCCCCAGCTTGACATCTACCTCAGCTTCCTGGCGGAGGAGATCGAGCCCTTCATTGGCGATGGGTTCTGTAACCAGTACTTTCATGTTTCGTTTCTTCAATTATAGCAGTTATGGCGTCCTGCCAGGTGGTCAGCGTCGTGACCGAGGTAAAGCCACCTTCAGCGCGCTGACGACTTCTGTCATGTCCGCTTCAGTTACCAGCCCCAGGTGACCGATGCGGAAGATTTTGCCGTCCAGTTTCTGCTGGCCTCCAGATAGAATGACGCTGTGCTCCTCTCTAAGTATTTGCAGCAGTCGCTTCACGTCCAGGTCTGCCGGGGCGTTGACAGCAGTGATGGTATTAGAGGCGCAAGCTTCGTTGGGGAAAAGGGTTAGCCCGAGGGATTTCATTCCCTTTCTGGCCGCCTGGGCTACCCGGGCATGACGGGCAAAGACCTTGGGTAGTGTTTCCTGAGCCACCATGTCCAGGGCGACGGCCATACCATAAAAGACAGAGATAGCCGGTGTCCAGGGAGTCTCGCCTTTTTCTTCCAGGAAGCGTTTGGCCTTACCGAGGTCCCAGTAGTAACGGGGCATTTTGGCTTGGGCATGTGCCTGCCAGGCCTTCTGGCTGACGCTGACCATGGCCAGCCCTGGGGGAACCATCCAGCCCTTCTGCGAAGCGGTGACTACGACATCGCACTGCCAGTCGTCCACCGGCAGGTCTATGGAGCCGACGCTGCTGACGCCGTCAACGAGAACGAGCAGGTCGAATTCTTTGGCCACGGCGCTGAGAGAAGCCAGGTCGTTGGTCACACCGGTGGAGGTCTCATTATGGGTAACGAGCATGGCTTTCATTGGTGAGTTCGCTTTTAGTGACCGACGTACCGTGTCGGGGTCGGCTGCCGATCCCCACTCGAAGCCAAGCCTCTTGACCTCGGCGCCATACTGCTGAGCGATATCGGCAAAACGGTCGCCGAAGGAGCCGATGGAAACGGAAAGCACCTTGTCGCCAGGTGAAAGGGTATTGACCACAGCAGCTTCCATCCCACCGGTGCCCGAGCCGGTGAGGATAAGTACATCTCCTTTGGTCTGGAAGAATCCTTTGAGCTGATCGGTTATGCGGCGAAGCAGCTCACGAAACTCCTTGCCGCGGTGGTTTATCATCTGCCTTTTCATAGCCTCGAGGACTTCATCGGGGCAGGGGGTCGGTCCGGGTATACGTAGTTGCATGTTATGCTCCTTCTGGTTAAGATTCAACGACTTCCCAAGTCCGTTTGTTGGCGTCAATTATTCTTAAGAAACGGCGCTTACCCACCTTGATAATGCTACCATCCCTCAAGTCGACGTGAGTGCTGGTGGGCTTTTGCCCATCAACGTCGATAGCTCCTTGCTCCAGTAGCCGTCTTGCTTCTGATCGGCTTTTGGCAAGCCTGGCATCAAATATTAGGTTGACGATGTCTCTTTGAACCTCGATTGTGGCCGTAACCTTACTCCTGGTCTCCATGTGTGCCTTCAGGGGTACCTCCCTTTTCTGGTGCACTCTGGTGAAATGCTCCTCTGCCTCCCGCGCTGCTTCATCGTTGTGAAACTGGGCCACAATCTCTCTGGCTAGGCGCTTCTTGAACAGCATAGGGTTGACTGATTGAGAATCAAGTTGCTGACTCATCTCTGCCAGTTCCTTATCGGGCACATCGGTGAGCAGTTCGAAATAAGGCATGATAAGGTCGTCTGGTACGGACATCGTCTTGCCGTACATATCGTTGGGTGGGTCATCAACGCCGATGTAGTTGCCCAGGCTCTTACTCATCTTCTGGCCGCCGTCTGTTCCTATCAGCAGTGGGACGAGGAATACCTGCTGAGGGCGTTGTCCCATGATGGCCTGAAGCTCCCTGCCCACCAGGCAATTGAACTTCTGGTCGACGCCTCCGAACTCCACGTCAGCCTGGATGGCCACCGAATCGTAGGCCTGGAGCAAAGGGTATAGCAGCTCAGTAATGGCTATAGGGCGGCCCTCTTTGAACCGTTTGCTGAAGTCCTCCCGGGCCAGGAACTGGGCCACGGTGAACTTGCTGGTCAGCCTGATAACGTCACTCAGGTCGAACTTGCCAAACCACTCGGTCTGCCATCTGACCTGGGTCTTTCCTCTATCCACTACTTTGAAGAACTGCTTCATGTAGGTCTCGGCGTTGCGCCTCACGTCCTCAGGGGTGAGCATAGGCCGGGTGACCGACTGGCCGCTGGGGTCTCCGATCTGGGCTGTCCAGTCACCGACGATAAGGATAACCTGATGCCCTAAGTCCTGGAACTGGCGCAGTTTTCTCAGTCCCACCACATGCCCCAGGTGAATATCGGGGCAGCTAGGATCAAAGCCCTGCTTCAAACGCAGTGGCTTCCCCGACTCCAGTAGTGGCGTAAGTTCCCGTTCAATGATGATCTCAGCTACGCCGCGCTTCAGCAGCGAGGTAAGCTCGGGGGTTGTCATTTCTGTGTCTCCAGTATAGACCTGGCTTGTTGTACATCGCGGCTTATCTGAGCCTTGAGCTCTTCTGGGTTGGGGAAGCGTTTTTCGGCTCGCAAGTGCTCTATCAGTTCCAGGCGAAGTTCCTGGCCATAGAAGGTACCTTCGAAGTCGATGAGGTAGACCTCCACCGTGCGCTCTCCTTCTCCAAAGGTCGGGCGTACGCCGATGTTGGTTACCGAAGGATGGCTATGGCCGGCAACTTTGGCTCTGGTGGCGTATACTCCGTCGCTGGGTAGCGCCTGGCTGGAGTT contains these protein-coding regions:
- a CDS encoding lysine transporter LysE, whose protein sequence is MSESSSLPLFLASVVSISLSGVMMPGPVTAVTIAHGARHKAAGALVAVGHGLVEIPLIVLIYFGFAHFLRLTGVKIGVGLAGGLVLMWMALQVFRLEAVSLSDRQQRPGRGAIAAGLVTSATNPYFFVWWATIGAALLVNARDFGNAGVVAMGATHWLCDVGWLFLISWVVFRSKHLWTLRVHRSVFGVCALVLAGFGAWFIFSAVELAVRG
- a CDS encoding phosphoglycerate dehydrogenase, which gives rise to MKVLVTEPIANEGLDLLRQEAEVDVKLGLKPDQLLSLIGEYEALMVRSETKVTRQVIEAGRKLQVIARAGVGVDNIDLDAATQRGIVVVNAPAANTIAAAEHTIALMFALARHIPEAHAHLKREEWLRHTFVGVEVRNKILGIIGLGNVGSEVARRAKGLQMKVIAHDPFISPEYAQNLGAELVSLEDLLKRSDFITLHLPLTPSARGLIGAKELSLVKPSVRIINCARGVLIDEQALSQALEEGRVAGAALDVFSQEPPVGNPLLKCDKVICTPHLGASTQEAQVNVSIDAAEQVVAVLSGQPARYAVNAPLIPQETLSVIGPFVTVAFLAARLAAQLTEGQASSIDIEYKGEIANYDLTALKAAVIGGLLEGVSEERINVVNANIIAQRRGLKVTEHKDLTCENYASLITVSVTTSAGVTTVASTVMRGEPHVVRVNSYWIDLVPRGGYFLFSDHRDRPGLIGAVGMITGNADINISSMQLSRLKPRGQALMVLELDEPLKEEYLQQILSLPDVYTAKVVKL
- a CDS encoding alanine--glyoxylate aminotransferase family protein translates to MQLRIPGPTPCPDEVLEAMKRQMINHRGKEFRELLRRITDQLKGFFQTKGDVLILTGSGTGGMEAAVVNTLSPGDKVLSVSIGSFGDRFADIAQQYGAEVKRLGFEWGSAADPDTVRRSLKANSPMKAMLVTHNETSTGVTNDLASLSAVAKEFDLLVLVDGVSSVGSIDLPVDDWQCDVVVTASQKGWMVPPGLAMVSVSQKAWQAHAQAKMPRYYWDLGKAKRFLEEKGETPWTPAISVFYGMAVALDMVAQETLPKVFARHARVAQAARKGMKSLGLTLFPNEACASNTITAVNAPADLDVKRLLQILREEHSVILSGGQQKLDGKIFRIGHLGLVTEADMTEVVSALKVALPRSRR
- a CDS encoding tyrosine--tRNA ligase, which produces MTTPELTSLLKRGVAEIIIERELTPLLESGKPLRLKQGFDPSCPDIHLGHVVGLRKLRQFQDLGHQVILIVGDWTAQIGDPSGQSVTRPMLTPEDVRRNAETYMKQFFKVVDRGKTQVRWQTEWFGKFDLSDVIRLTSKFTVAQFLAREDFSKRFKEGRPIAITELLYPLLQAYDSVAIQADVEFGGVDQKFNCLVGRELQAIMGQRPQQVFLVPLLIGTDGGQKMSKSLGNYIGVDDPPNDMYGKTMSVPDDLIMPYFELLTDVPDKELAEMSQQLDSQSVNPMLFKKRLAREIVAQFHNDEAAREAEEHFTRVHQKREVPLKAHMETRSKVTATIEVQRDIVNLIFDARLAKSRSEARRLLEQGAIDVDGQKPTSTHVDLRDGSIIKVGKRRFLRIIDANKRTWEVVES